The nucleotide sequence TTCTTTGTTTCCGTGAGCTTTTTCTTTAGTCCATATTGAATGCCATACTGCAGCATCAAGCGGAATAGGCATCCAACCCATAAAAGCGATGATAAAGCCAAGACTTGCAGTAGTCCATAGCGACGGAATTTCTACAGTTTCAATTGGGCCTTTCTGGATTCCTAAGGCCATACAAACGGCAGCCAAAGTGGCTATAGTAAGCAGACTCACGATAATCTTCATGCTTTTGTCTAATCCGGGATATTTCCCGATTAATAGCAAAGCAATACTAGCTCCAAAAATGATAAAACTCCATACAAAAGGAGATAAGCCAAAATTAAAAAGTCGTTCAGCTAAACCAGCAGTTACGATAGTTACCGCAGCCTGAATAATAAACATGCTGGCAATCGTAATAAAAATGAACAAATAATAAGGAATCTTACCTAGCTGCTTATAGCCGGAAATTAAATGTTTACCAGTTCCTGCCACATAACGAGCACCAAATTCTAAAAACGGATACTTAGAAATACACGCTAGCAATAACGCCCAAATTAAAATATATCCATAATCAGCTCCTGCACGTGTAGATTGCACCAAATGCGAAACACCAATCGCAGCACCAGCTAGTAAAAAGCCCGGACCTATATTTTTTAAAACTGAAGTTTTTTTTGAATTTCCCGCGCTTTTTTGTGATTCCATTGCTTTTATAAATCGTATGTAGCGAAAATATTAAAAAAATAAGAATAAAGTTAACATTTTACGGTTTACAGAAAAAAGCCATCACCTTTCAGTGCAGAGAAATCTTCAGAATTATCTAATCATCAAATCTGCACATTTTCAAATCAACTAAGTTTCTTAATAATTTCAGTATTAAATTCGTGTCCGCCGTTGTAGGTTATAATTTCAAAATTGTTGGGAAACAAAGATTTCATACGTTCTTCTTCAACTTTTATAATTCCTTTTTTTAGGTATTCATCTTCGTTTCCGTAGAGATAAGTGACCTTAGTGTCTTTTAGGATTTTAAAATCTTCGGGAATTAATTCCGCAGGAACTTTTCCGGAATGAAGAATCAGTTGATCGCATTTCATCTGTCTTCTCGCCAAAAATCTTGTAGCTACAGAGACTCCCTGAGAATATCCTAAAACAATCAAATTTGGCGCTTTAGCTAAATTTTCTTCAGCATAAACTTCATCCAAATAGTTAAGTACATTTTCGATTTCAGCCTCTGTATCTTCTTTGGTAAGCCAGGAAGCGCCCACGTGCCGATAATCAGATTTCAGGTAATATTTAGATTGCGCTTGTGGCGCGATAATATAGTTTTCGCTGGAATCCAGATGATTAAAAAACCGAATAAAATATCGGCTTAAATAACCAATGCCATGGCAAACCAGCCAAACGTTTTTAGTCTTCTCAGAAAATTCATTTAGTACGCTGTAGCTATTGCTAATTTGATAAGAAACCTGTTTTTCTCGGCTCATGCTGTAGATTCAATTTTGTACTTTTACAAAGTAATTAATCGTATTGCTATGAACAAAGAGGAAATCCTTGGAATGTGTGCAAAAATGTGTAAAAACACATTAATGGAAACTCTGGATATTGAATTTGTCGATGTAGGCGAGGATTTTTTAACCGCCAAAATGCCGGTAACTCCAAAAGTGCATCAACCAGATGGTGTGTTACACGGCGGTGCTAGTGTCGCTCTGGCAGAAAGTGTTGGTAGCGCCGCAAGTTATATTTTTCTGGATACCAAAGATTTTGTGATTCGCGGTATAGAAATTTCTGCCAACCATCTTAAAAGCATCAAAGAAGGCGATGTTTTTGCCAAAGCTACTTTTATCCATAAAGGCCGTACCACACAACTTTGGAATATTCATATTACCGATGCTGCCGACAATTTAATTTCTCTCGTAAAATTGACAACCATAGCATTACCAAAAAAGAAATCATGATACAGGCGATGGCATTTTTTAATGCATTAGAAGACCATATTACTAAAAATTTAGCTTTTGTTGCTTATCGTAAACCAGATGAAAATATTGTAAAATCATTTCTGCAAAACGATACGCAATCTTATACCACTAAAGACTTTGCTGAAAGTGGATTTGTTTTTTCGGATTTCTGCGGAAATAAAAATTTATTGATTCCCGAGGATCAATCTGAAGTGATTAATGCCGAATATGAGAAAGAAAATTCTCTGAATGAAGCTTCAGAATATATTCCTGAAATCACCAATCATGCTGAGCAAAAGAAGCATGAAACGCTGGTAGAAAAGGCGATCACTGAAATAAAATCGGGTACGTTTAAAAAAGTTGTTTTAGCACGTAAAGAATCGGCAGAAACGCAACTTGCAGCACTTTCTATTTTTAAAAATTTACTACAAAATTATCCAAAAGCATTTTGTTATATCTGGTCGCATCCTGAAAGCGGAATTTGGATTGGTGCAACTCCAGAAACTTTAGTGAAGGTAGAGCGAAACCGCTTTAAAACGATGGCGCTTGCCGGAACGCAGGCTTATAAAACTGAAGTAGAAGAAGCCGCCTGGACACCAAAAGAAGTAGAGGAGCAAAAGATTGTTTCAGATGAAATTGTACAAAAATTGAAGGATTTTAAAGTTGCTATAGGAGCGATAAAACTTACTGAGCCTTATACCGTAAAAGCGGGAAATCTACTTCATATTCGTACAGATATTTCGGGAATTTTAGAGAACGATAATTTATCGAATCTTCTAGAAAGTTTGCATCCAACGCCTGCAGTTTGCGGTTTTCCGCGTGAAGCTGCGAAGCAATTTATCCTAGAAAATGAGCTTAGCAATAGAGAATTTTATTCGGGATTTTTGGGCGAAATCAATTTAAAACAGGAAGTAAAACGAAATTCGAATCGGCGTAATCAGGAAAATCAGGCGTATGCCAGTATTTCTAAGCAATCGCAGATTTTTGTAAATCTTCGTTGTATGAAATTAGTCGAAGGAAAAGCTGAAATTTTTATTGGTGGTGGGATCACGGCCGATTCGAATCCGACAGCCGAGTGGGAAGAAACCGTAAATAAAAGCTATACCATTAAATCTGTTTTAGTACATC is from Zunongwangia endophytica and encodes:
- a CDS encoding NRAMP family divalent metal transporter; this translates as MESQKSAGNSKKTSVLKNIGPGFLLAGAAIGVSHLVQSTRAGADYGYILIWALLLACISKYPFLEFGARYVAGTGKHLISGYKQLGKIPYYLFIFITIASMFIIQAAVTIVTAGLAERLFNFGLSPFVWSFIIFGASIALLLIGKYPGLDKSMKIIVSLLTIATLAAVCMALGIQKGPIETVEIPSLWTTASLGFIIAFMGWMPIPLDAAVWHSIWTKEKAHGNKEKLTLKNAFLDFNIGYFSACFIGMLFFLLGVLVMFGSGESFSSNSVEFSSQLINLYGKTLGEWSKPIIAIAAFVTMLSTVITVTDAYPRVISELFHPEVSKTDNIKKRWQFYQISIFIIPILSLAILYFSSGSFTILIDFAAGLSFLSAPILAWFNYKLVTGKEMPEADRPGKNYRIFTIVCFVMLLIFNIAYLGYNFFV
- a CDS encoding alpha/beta hydrolase, whose product is MSREKQVSYQISNSYSVLNEFSEKTKNVWLVCHGIGYLSRYFIRFFNHLDSSENYIIAPQAQSKYYLKSDYRHVGASWLTKEDTEAEIENVLNYLDEVYAEENLAKAPNLIVLGYSQGVSVATRFLARRQMKCDQLILHSGKVPAELIPEDFKILKDTKVTYLYGNEDEYLKKGIIKVEEERMKSLFPNNFEIITYNGGHEFNTEIIKKLS
- a CDS encoding PaaI family thioesterase, with protein sequence MNKEEILGMCAKMCKNTLMETLDIEFVDVGEDFLTAKMPVTPKVHQPDGVLHGGASVALAESVGSAASYIFLDTKDFVIRGIEISANHLKSIKEGDVFAKATFIHKGRTTQLWNIHITDAADNLISLVKLTTIALPKKKS
- a CDS encoding chorismate-binding protein, whose amino-acid sequence is MIQAMAFFNALEDHITKNLAFVAYRKPDENIVKSFLQNDTQSYTTKDFAESGFVFSDFCGNKNLLIPEDQSEVINAEYEKENSLNEASEYIPEITNHAEQKKHETLVEKAITEIKSGTFKKVVLARKESAETQLAALSIFKNLLQNYPKAFCYIWSHPESGIWIGATPETLVKVERNRFKTMALAGTQAYKTEVEEAAWTPKEVEEQKIVSDEIVQKLKDFKVAIGAIKLTEPYTVKAGNLLHIRTDISGILENDNLSNLLESLHPTPAVCGFPREAAKQFILENELSNREFYSGFLGEINLKQEVKRNSNRRNQENQAYASISKQSQIFVNLRCMKLVEGKAEIFIGGGITADSNPTAEWEETVNKSYTIKSVLVHQE